A genomic region of Caulobacter vibrioides contains the following coding sequences:
- a CDS encoding DUF1674 domain-containing protein: MTDTPTPETDAAPEVPGAAPGKTLTPAARRALEEAAARRAAEAAMSLPPEEGGRDGPEPTRFGDWEKKGVAVDF, from the coding sequence ATGACCGACACCCCGACCCCAGAGACGGACGCCGCCCCCGAGGTTCCCGGCGCCGCGCCCGGCAAGACCCTGACCCCCGCCGCGCGCCGCGCGCTGGAGGAAGCCGCCGCCCGCCGCGCCGCCGAGGCTGCCATGTCCCTGCCGCCGGAAGAGGGCGGCCGAGACGGCCCCGAACCCACGCGCTTCGGCGACTGGGAAAAGAAGGGCGTCGCCGTCGACTTCTGA